A genomic stretch from Vulpes lagopus strain Blue_001 chromosome 11, ASM1834538v1, whole genome shotgun sequence includes:
- the RCE1 gene encoding CAAX prenyl protease 2 isoform X1: MAALGGDGLRLLSVSRPERQPESAALGGPGPGLCCWVSVFSCLSLACSYVGSLYVWKSELPRDHPAVIKRRFTSVLVVSSLSPLCVLLWRELTGIQPGTSLLTLMGFRLEGIFPAALLPLLLTMILFLGPLMQLSMDCPCDLADGLKVVLAPRSWARCLTDMRWLRNQVIAPLTEELVFRACMLPMLAPCTGLGPAVFTCPLFFGVAHFHHIFEQLRFRQSSVGSIFLSAAFQFSYTAVFGAYTAFLFIRTGHLIGPVLCHSFCNYMGFPAVCAALEHPQRRPLLAGYALGVGLFLLLLQPLTDPKLYGSLPLCVLLERAGDSEAPLCS, translated from the exons ATGGCGGCGCTGGGCGGGGATGGGCTGCGCCTGCTGTCGGTATCGCGGCCGGAGCGGCAACCCGAGTCGGCGGCCCTGGGCggtccaggccctgggctgtgctGCTGGGTGTCAGTGTTCTCCTGTCTCAGCCTCGCCTGCTCCTACGTGGGCAGCCTCTACGTCTGGAAGAGCGAGCTGCCCAG GGACCACCCTGCCGTTATCAAGCGGCGCTTCACCAGCGTCCTGGTGGTGTCCAGTCTCTCGCCCCTCTGCGTGCTACTTTGGAGAGAACTCACAGGCATCCAG CCAGGCACATCCCTGCTCACCCTGATGGGCTTCAGGCTGGAGGGCATTTTCCCAGCGGCACTGCTGCCCTTGCTGCTGACCATG ATCCTTTTCCTGGGCCCACTAATGCAGCTCTCTATGGATTGTCCATGTGACCTGGCAGATGGCTTGAAGGTTGTCTTAG CCCCTCGCTCCTGGGCCCGCTGCCTCACAGACATGCGTTGGCTGCGGAACCAAGTGATCGCACCCCTGACAGAGGAACTGGTATTCCGGGCCTGCATGCTGCCCATGTTAGCACCATGCACGGGCCTGGGCCCTGCCGTGTTCACCTGCCCACTCTTCTTTGGAGTTG CCCATTTTCACCACATTTTTGAACAGCTTCGTTTCCGCCAGAGCAGTGTGGGGAGCATCTTCTTGTCTGCAG CGTTCCAGTTCTCCTACACAGCTGTCTTCGGTGCCTACACTGCTTTCCTCTTCATCCGCACAG GACACCTGATTGGGCCAGTTCTTTGCCACTCCTTCTGCAATTACATGGGCTTTCCTGCTGTATGTGCGGCCCTGGAGCATCCGCAGAGACGGCCCCTGCTGGCAGGCTATGCTCTGGGTGTGGGactcttcctgcttctgctccagCCCCTCACGGACCCCAAACTCTACGGCAGCCTTCCCCTTTGTGTGCTTTTGGAGCGAGCAGGGGAC
- the RCE1 gene encoding CAAX prenyl protease 2 isoform X3, giving the protein MAALGGDGLRLLSVSRPERQPESAALGGPGPGLCCWVSVFSCLSLACSYVGSLYVWKSELPRDHPAVIKRRFTSVLVVSSLSPLCVLLWRELTGIQVRRRRGRGQEGEDLRGLLEESKTDASFPVAQPGTSLLTLMGFRLEGIFPAALLPLLLTMILFLGPLMQLSMDCPCDLADGLKVVLAPRSWARCLTDMRWLRNQVIAPLTEELVFRACMLPMLAPCTGLGPAVFTCPLFFGVAHFHHIFEQLRFRQSSVGSIFLSAAFQFSYTAVFGAYTAFLFIRTGHLIGPVLCHSFCNYMGFPAVCAALEHPQRRPLLAGYALGVGLFLLLLQPLTDPKLYGSLPLCVLLERAGDSEAPLCS; this is encoded by the exons ATGGCGGCGCTGGGCGGGGATGGGCTGCGCCTGCTGTCGGTATCGCGGCCGGAGCGGCAACCCGAGTCGGCGGCCCTGGGCggtccaggccctgggctgtgctGCTGGGTGTCAGTGTTCTCCTGTCTCAGCCTCGCCTGCTCCTACGTGGGCAGCCTCTACGTCTGGAAGAGCGAGCTGCCCAG GGACCACCCTGCCGTTATCAAGCGGCGCTTCACCAGCGTCCTGGTGGTGTCCAGTCTCTCGCCCCTCTGCGTGCTACTTTGGAGAGAACTCACAGGCATCCAGGTGCGAAGGAGGCggggcagagggcaagagggGGAGGATCTCAGGGGTCTTTTAGAAGAGAGCAAGACTGATGCCTCCTTTCCTGTGGCTCAGCCAGGCACATCCCTGCTCACCCTGATGGGCTTCAGGCTGGAGGGCATTTTCCCAGCGGCACTGCTGCCCTTGCTGCTGACCATG ATCCTTTTCCTGGGCCCACTAATGCAGCTCTCTATGGATTGTCCATGTGACCTGGCAGATGGCTTGAAGGTTGTCTTAG CCCCTCGCTCCTGGGCCCGCTGCCTCACAGACATGCGTTGGCTGCGGAACCAAGTGATCGCACCCCTGACAGAGGAACTGGTATTCCGGGCCTGCATGCTGCCCATGTTAGCACCATGCACGGGCCTGGGCCCTGCCGTGTTCACCTGCCCACTCTTCTTTGGAGTTG CCCATTTTCACCACATTTTTGAACAGCTTCGTTTCCGCCAGAGCAGTGTGGGGAGCATCTTCTTGTCTGCAG CGTTCCAGTTCTCCTACACAGCTGTCTTCGGTGCCTACACTGCTTTCCTCTTCATCCGCACAG GACACCTGATTGGGCCAGTTCTTTGCCACTCCTTCTGCAATTACATGGGCTTTCCTGCTGTATGTGCGGCCCTGGAGCATCCGCAGAGACGGCCCCTGCTGGCAGGCTATGCTCTGGGTGTGGGactcttcctgcttctgctccagCCCCTCACGGACCCCAAACTCTACGGCAGCCTTCCCCTTTGTGTGCTTTTGGAGCGAGCAGGGGAC
- the RCE1 gene encoding CAAX prenyl protease 2 isoform X2: protein MGFRLEGIFPAALLPLLLTMILFLGPLMQLSMDCPCDLADGLKVVLAPRSWARCLTDMRWLRNQVIAPLTEELVFRACMLPMLAPCTGLGPAVFTCPLFFGVAHFHHIFEQLRFRQSSVGSIFLSAAFQFSYTAVFGAYTAFLFIRTGHLIGPVLCHSFCNYMGFPAVCAALEHPQRRPLLAGYALGVGLFLLLLQPLTDPKLYGSLPLCVLLERAGDSEAPLCS, encoded by the exons ATGGGCTTCAGGCTGGAGGGCATTTTCCCAGCGGCACTGCTGCCCTTGCTGCTGACCATG ATCCTTTTCCTGGGCCCACTAATGCAGCTCTCTATGGATTGTCCATGTGACCTGGCAGATGGCTTGAAGGTTGTCTTAG CCCCTCGCTCCTGGGCCCGCTGCCTCACAGACATGCGTTGGCTGCGGAACCAAGTGATCGCACCCCTGACAGAGGAACTGGTATTCCGGGCCTGCATGCTGCCCATGTTAGCACCATGCACGGGCCTGGGCCCTGCCGTGTTCACCTGCCCACTCTTCTTTGGAGTTG CCCATTTTCACCACATTTTTGAACAGCTTCGTTTCCGCCAGAGCAGTGTGGGGAGCATCTTCTTGTCTGCAG CGTTCCAGTTCTCCTACACAGCTGTCTTCGGTGCCTACACTGCTTTCCTCTTCATCCGCACAG GACACCTGATTGGGCCAGTTCTTTGCCACTCCTTCTGCAATTACATGGGCTTTCCTGCTGTATGTGCGGCCCTGGAGCATCCGCAGAGACGGCCCCTGCTGGCAGGCTATGCTCTGGGTGTGGGactcttcctgcttctgctccagCCCCTCACGGACCCCAAACTCTACGGCAGCCTTCCCCTTTGTGTGCTTTTGGAGCGAGCAGGGGAC